A region of Pecten maximus unplaced genomic scaffold, xPecMax1.1, whole genome shotgun sequence DNA encodes the following proteins:
- the LOC117318652 gene encoding major centromere autoantigen B-like, whose amino-acid sequence MPSGGEASRVKADFSRIAARRRFNSGSKYGDLNELTLKWFSPARARNLPISGPLLQEKAMRFASDLGLTDYKASSGWLTSFKERNSIGFYKVSGESGDVDPLDLGIIRAFKARYRKRLMSHLLAKLDSVQNATEMTKCVTVLDCVYWISASWNETTDITVKTCFMQAGFPFVDPSAQMYPDEEIVDDDDDIPLALLRLTNIDLATAADIEDELEIEDNSSDWETTLLESVRGVDPSDSDDESETEDESNNETDLCYGD is encoded by the exons CACGGAGAAGATTTAATAGTGGCTCCAAATACGGAGATTTAAACGAATTAACACTCAAATGGTTCTCGCCAGCTAGAGCTAGGAACTTACCTATTAGTGGTCCACTGCTGCAAGAAAAAGCTATGCGATTTGCATCTGATCTTGGTCTGACAGATTATAAAGCTTCTAGTGGCTGGCTTACTAGTTTCAAGGAGCGTAATTCTATTGGATTTTACAAAGTCTCAGGTGAAAGTGGTGATGTTGAT CCGCTCGACCTCGGCATCATCAGAGCTTTCAAAGCAAGGTACAGAAAACGACTAATGAGTCATTTACTAGCAAAGCTGGACTCCGTACAAAATGCTACAGAAATGACAAAATGTGTTACTGTGCTAGATTGTGTATACTGGATCAGCGCAAGCTGGAATGAAACGACAGACATTACAGTTAAAACATGTTTCATGCAGGCCGGCTTCCCCTTCGTGGACCCCTCTGCACAAATGTACCCGGATGAGGAAATCGTGGATGATGATGACGACATACCGCTTGCATTACTGCGACTCACAAACATAGATCTCGCGACTGCCGCAGACATTGAGGACGAATTAGAAATTGAGGATAACTCCTCAGACTGGGAAACTACACTTTTAGAAAGTGTCAGAGGGGTTGATCCTTCAGACTCAGACGACGAGTCTGAAACGGAAGACGAAAGCAACAATGAGACTGATCTCTGCTACGGTGAC